One Arthrobacter sp. StoSoilB20 DNA segment encodes these proteins:
- a CDS encoding CoA transferase has protein sequence MEPVPDLTASLRHLESFSAAEPAAVPGPRRWWGGSLDVEGLAMGSVRAAAAALESLTGSPGRYSISAQLTAASFDSLGYLRISGRKAQGFVPMSGFRPTGDGWIRLHANYPHHAERLMKALRAATPDDLDRVLLSMSALEAEEAVTSAEGVAAAVRSRAEWKATAMHPAASFGPWIRFSRPSASGESPRPSSWIPSKQATRPLAGLRVLDLTRVIAGPTATRLLGALGADVLRIDPPHLPELTDAFVDSGFDKRSAVADLKDPAVLDRVRGLLATADVVVTGYRQGGLDGFGFSPEGMLAARPALVAVTLSAWGTTGPWSGRRGFDSLVQAACGIAEQSGSDDGGWRPGALPVQALDHATGYGIVAAVLALLSERLRTGLGGAAHLSLARTAEELFRLPPPGSEIPARSLAVPDLHVAESPYGPLHFAGPPLTVDGVPLQYRRTPVQYGTSALAWQ, from the coding sequence GTGGAACCTGTTCCGGACCTGACCGCCAGCCTTCGGCACCTGGAATCCTTCAGCGCGGCAGAACCTGCTGCCGTTCCCGGTCCGCGCCGGTGGTGGGGCGGCAGCCTGGACGTCGAAGGGCTGGCTATGGGGTCGGTCCGGGCAGCAGCCGCGGCGCTTGAATCATTGACGGGTTCCCCCGGCCGGTACTCGATATCAGCACAGCTGACGGCCGCTTCGTTTGATTCATTGGGGTACCTCCGGATCTCGGGCCGGAAGGCCCAGGGATTTGTCCCGATGTCCGGATTCCGGCCCACCGGGGACGGCTGGATCCGCCTGCACGCCAACTACCCCCATCACGCGGAGCGTTTGATGAAGGCACTGAGGGCCGCTACGCCTGATGACCTGGACAGGGTCCTGCTTTCCATGTCGGCCCTGGAGGCAGAGGAGGCTGTCACCTCGGCGGAAGGTGTGGCTGCAGCCGTCCGCTCAAGGGCAGAGTGGAAAGCCACGGCCATGCACCCGGCGGCAAGCTTCGGTCCTTGGATCCGGTTCAGCCGTCCATCGGCGTCGGGCGAAAGTCCACGGCCGTCGTCGTGGATTCCCTCAAAGCAAGCAACGCGGCCTCTGGCCGGACTCAGAGTGCTGGACCTGACGCGCGTTATAGCCGGCCCCACGGCCACCCGTTTGCTGGGCGCCCTGGGTGCCGATGTCCTGCGGATCGATCCGCCCCACCTTCCTGAGCTCACGGATGCCTTTGTTGACTCCGGCTTTGATAAGCGCAGCGCCGTAGCTGACCTCAAAGATCCAGCGGTCCTGGACAGGGTCCGCGGCTTGCTCGCCACCGCCGACGTCGTGGTGACCGGCTACCGCCAGGGTGGGCTGGATGGGTTCGGTTTCAGCCCTGAGGGGATGCTGGCGGCCAGGCCCGCGCTCGTGGCAGTGACATTGAGCGCCTGGGGCACCACGGGACCGTGGAGCGGGCGGCGGGGCTTCGACAGTCTGGTCCAGGCCGCCTGCGGGATCGCGGAGCAGTCCGGAAGCGACGACGGCGGGTGGAGGCCAGGAGCGCTGCCTGTCCAAGCGCTGGATCACGCGACGGGATATGGAATCGTCGCCGCTGTGCTGGCTCTTCTGTCGGAACGCCTCCGCACCGGATTGGGAGGAGCTGCGCATCTTTCCCTGGCCCGCACCGCGGAGGAACTCTTCCGTCTGCCGCCGCCCGGCTCCGAAATCCCTGCCCGTTCACTTGCCGTCCCTGACCTGCACGTGGCGGAAAGCCCCTATGGTCCGCTGCACTTTGCAGGACCGCCCTTGACCGTTGACGGCGTGCCACTTCAGTACAGGAGAACTCCGGTGCAGTACGGAACTTCGGCGCTGGCCTGGCAGTAG
- a CDS encoding MFS transporter, producing the protein MTTTSTTALDPQRVQRRTVFLLSSAQLLSGVGNGATLSIGSLLAVDLSGSEAWAGSITTVLTLAAAIAALPLARLAETRGRRTGLVTGLMAAMMGALLIIASVVAQSFLLLLLGAAFLGLGTAANLQARFAAVDLAEPEHRGRSLSTVVWAITIGAVAGPNLIQPGAVVGAALGLPPIAGPFLFSAAGLLLASILLFAGLRPDPLLLSRKLAAQAAGNTGKEGPAVRGNIRSGLRAVRQSPLAMLSLAAVVAAHGVMVAVMSMTPLHLQQLVGGSHAGHHGGATGSADALVVIGLTISLHIAGMFALSPLWGWLTDKAGRLQTIAMGHGLLLVAVFIAGFGQDEPGLVTAGLVLLGLGWSAATIAGSTLLAESVAPDSRVTVQGVSDTLMGGAGAIGGATSGLLLAWIGYQGLNLASSILAALVLALTLVMTARKTPASAGPDIQPSA; encoded by the coding sequence GTGACTACCACTTCAACTACGGCGCTGGACCCACAAAGGGTCCAGCGCCGTACTGTTTTTCTGCTCAGTTCTGCACAGCTGCTAAGTGGGGTCGGCAACGGAGCCACGCTTTCCATCGGTTCCCTGCTGGCAGTTGACCTGTCAGGTTCAGAAGCGTGGGCGGGTTCCATCACCACAGTGCTGACGTTGGCTGCTGCGATCGCGGCTTTGCCCCTTGCGCGGCTGGCGGAAACCCGCGGACGCCGCACAGGCCTGGTGACCGGATTGATGGCGGCGATGATGGGGGCGCTGCTGATCATTGCTTCCGTGGTGGCCCAGTCCTTCTTGTTGCTTCTGCTGGGTGCAGCGTTCCTGGGCCTCGGCACGGCCGCGAACCTGCAGGCGAGATTCGCAGCCGTCGACCTCGCTGAACCCGAGCACCGTGGGCGGTCGCTGTCCACTGTGGTCTGGGCCATCACCATCGGCGCTGTCGCCGGGCCCAACCTGATCCAGCCCGGGGCAGTGGTTGGGGCGGCCCTTGGCCTGCCGCCGATTGCCGGTCCGTTCCTGTTTTCAGCCGCCGGCCTGCTCCTGGCTTCCATCTTGCTGTTCGCGGGACTGCGCCCTGACCCGCTGTTGTTGTCCCGGAAGCTGGCAGCCCAGGCAGCCGGCAACACCGGCAAGGAAGGTCCTGCCGTGAGGGGTAACATCCGTTCGGGCCTGCGGGCCGTGCGGCAATCTCCGTTGGCAATGCTGTCTCTAGCGGCCGTAGTGGCGGCGCACGGGGTCATGGTGGCCGTCATGTCCATGACACCGCTGCATCTTCAGCAGCTGGTGGGCGGTTCCCACGCGGGCCACCATGGCGGAGCAACCGGGAGCGCCGATGCCTTGGTGGTCATCGGGCTCACGATTTCGCTCCACATCGCGGGGATGTTCGCCCTCTCGCCCCTGTGGGGCTGGCTGACCGACAAAGCCGGCCGCCTGCAGACCATCGCCATGGGCCATGGTTTGCTGCTGGTTGCTGTGTTCATTGCCGGGTTTGGCCAGGACGAGCCCGGACTCGTCACTGCCGGGCTCGTCCTGCTTGGCCTGGGCTGGTCTGCGGCAACCATCGCGGGTTCAACATTGCTGGCTGAAAGCGTGGCTCCCGATTCCCGCGTGACCGTCCAGGGTGTCTCGGACACCCTCATGGGTGGCGCCGGCGCAATCGGCGGCGCCACCTCCGGTCTACTGCTCGCGTGGATCGGCTACCAGGGGTTGAACCTGGCTTCCAGCATCCTGGCGGCACTGGTGCTTGCCTTGACGCTGGTTATGACCGCACGGAAGACACCGGCTTCAGCCGGGCCGGACATTCAGCCGTCGGCCTAG
- a CDS encoding alpha/beta fold hydrolase, producing MHRVSARHEFRGLRTTEHYFTVPLVHVPGEPANAGETITVFAREYSSTGHTAEEAEKLPWLLFLQGGPGGRGNRVTSLSGWMKAAAKDFRILMLDQRGTGLSTPVEHKSLELRGDAAAQAEYLTHFRADSIIADCELIRGVLGSGPWSVLGQSFGGFCALTYLSFAPEGLREVLITGGLAPLHGPADRVYQATFGRVAARNAEYFSWYPEDRDRVTRIARHLDSQDEFLSSGEKLTAARFQMVGSFLGGNTRVDALHYLLEDAFIDTPSGPRLSEAFLEQVRGLVSRAANPLYAVLHESIYAQGQATNWAAWRVLEDHPGFKPDATEPLLTGEMVYPWYFDQDPALVPLREVAEQLAAKMDWKPLYDPERLAANTVPVAAAVYKDDIYVDHDLSLETAAAVRGLQPWVTADFHHDGIGEDGEGIFARLLGMVRAVR from the coding sequence ATGCACAGGGTTTCCGCCCGTCATGAGTTCCGTGGCCTGCGGACCACCGAGCATTACTTCACTGTTCCCCTGGTGCACGTACCCGGGGAACCGGCCAACGCGGGCGAGACCATCACAGTCTTTGCCAGGGAGTACTCATCCACCGGGCACACGGCTGAGGAAGCCGAAAAATTGCCGTGGTTGCTGTTTCTTCAAGGAGGTCCGGGCGGCCGTGGCAACAGGGTCACCTCGTTGTCGGGCTGGATGAAGGCGGCCGCGAAGGACTTCCGGATCCTGATGCTCGACCAACGGGGCACGGGATTGTCCACGCCCGTCGAACACAAGTCACTTGAACTCCGTGGCGACGCCGCGGCGCAAGCCGAATATTTGACGCACTTCCGCGCCGATTCGATCATCGCTGACTGCGAACTGATCAGGGGCGTACTGGGCTCCGGCCCGTGGTCAGTACTGGGCCAGAGTTTTGGTGGATTCTGCGCGCTGACCTACTTGTCTTTCGCTCCGGAGGGGCTTCGCGAGGTCCTCATCACGGGCGGCCTGGCTCCCCTGCACGGTCCTGCGGACCGGGTGTACCAGGCCACGTTCGGCCGTGTTGCTGCGCGCAATGCCGAGTACTTCTCCTGGTACCCGGAAGACCGGGACAGGGTCACCCGGATCGCCCGGCACCTGGACAGCCAGGACGAGTTCCTCTCCAGCGGCGAAAAGCTCACGGCCGCCCGGTTCCAGATGGTCGGGTCATTCCTCGGCGGCAACACCCGCGTGGATGCCCTCCACTACCTCCTGGAGGACGCCTTCATAGACACTCCGTCCGGGCCACGCCTGTCCGAAGCATTCCTTGAACAAGTGCGCGGCCTCGTCAGCCGCGCCGCCAATCCGCTCTACGCCGTACTGCATGAGTCCATCTACGCGCAGGGCCAGGCCACCAACTGGGCCGCGTGGCGGGTGCTGGAGGACCATCCGGGCTTCAAGCCCGACGCCACTGAGCCGTTGCTCACCGGTGAAATGGTCTACCCGTGGTATTTCGACCAGGATCCTGCCTTGGTGCCGCTGCGGGAAGTGGCCGAACAGTTGGCCGCCAAGATGGACTGGAAGCCCTTGTACGACCCCGAGCGGCTGGCTGCAAACACTGTGCCCGTGGCGGCCGCTGTGTACAAGGATGACATTTACGTCGACCACGATCTGTCGCTTGAAACGGCAGCTGCAGTCCGCGGACTCCAACCGTGGGTTACCGCGGACTTCCATCACGACGGCATCGGCGAAGACGGCGAGGGAATCTTTGCCCGTCTCCTGGGGATGGTCCGGGCTGTCCGCTAG
- a CDS encoding TerC family protein, with protein MQLPVWFEIGSFVVLGIILLIDLLLVVKRPHEPSMKEAGLWVGFYVGLALLFAVAMFFFAGPEYGGQFVAGWVTEYSLSIDNLFVFIIIMARFSVPRKYQQEVLMVGIIIALILRGIFIALGAVVIEQFSWVFYIFGAFLLWTAWKQAKDSGEDEEEGAENPLIARLRKVLPMSEKFDGGKLRTVVDGKKVFTPMLIVFVTIGLTDLLFAVDSIPAIFGLTQSAFIVFTANIFALMGLRQLYFLLGGLMTRLVYLKHALSVILAFIGVKLVLHAMHVNELPFINGGHHIEWAPEIPTYVSLAVIVGTIIVAVVASLLSPQARQAKLDARLEEDAKKSMSEAD; from the coding sequence ATGCAGCTTCCCGTCTGGTTTGAGATCGGCTCCTTTGTCGTTCTCGGAATCATTTTGCTGATTGACCTCCTGTTGGTCGTCAAGCGTCCCCACGAACCTTCCATGAAGGAAGCCGGCCTGTGGGTCGGCTTCTACGTCGGCCTGGCCCTGCTGTTCGCCGTGGCCATGTTCTTCTTTGCCGGCCCGGAGTACGGCGGACAATTCGTCGCCGGCTGGGTCACTGAGTACAGCCTGAGCATCGACAACCTCTTTGTCTTCATCATCATCATGGCCCGCTTCTCGGTGCCCCGTAAGTACCAGCAGGAAGTGCTTATGGTGGGCATCATCATCGCCCTGATCCTTCGCGGTATCTTTATCGCCCTCGGCGCTGTGGTCATCGAACAGTTCAGCTGGGTCTTCTACATCTTTGGCGCTTTCCTTCTGTGGACCGCCTGGAAGCAAGCCAAGGATTCCGGCGAAGACGAAGAAGAGGGCGCTGAGAACCCCCTGATCGCCCGCCTTCGCAAGGTCCTTCCGATGTCCGAGAAGTTCGACGGCGGCAAGTTGCGCACCGTGGTTGACGGCAAGAAGGTCTTCACCCCCATGCTGATCGTCTTCGTGACCATCGGCCTGACTGACCTCCTGTTCGCAGTGGACTCCATCCCCGCGATCTTCGGCCTGACCCAGAGTGCATTTATCGTCTTCACAGCGAACATCTTCGCGCTCATGGGCCTGCGCCAGCTGTACTTCCTCCTCGGTGGACTCATGACACGCCTGGTCTACCTGAAGCACGCCCTGTCCGTGATCCTGGCCTTCATCGGCGTCAAGCTGGTCCTGCACGCCATGCACGTCAACGAGCTTCCGTTCATCAACGGTGGCCACCACATCGAGTGGGCTCCCGAGATTCCCACCTACGTCTCTCTGGCGGTCATTGTGGGCACCATCATCGTTGCCGTTGTGGCCAGCCTCCTGAGCCCCCAGGCACGGCAGGCCAAGTTGGATGCCCGGCTGGAAGAGGATGCCAAAAAGAGCATGAGCGAGGCAGACTAA
- a CDS encoding DEAD/DEAH box helicase — translation MKLLEQLPGSSADGPLDPDEIYTRFVEWTGSRGLELYPAQDEAIMELASGANVILATPTGSGKSLVAIAAHFEAMARGQRSYYTAPIKALVSEKFFALCDIFGAENVGMITGDSGVNQDAPIICCTAEILANIALREGSTAELGSVVMDEFHFYSDPQRGWAWQVPLLELPQAQFLLMSATLGDVTRFETGLTELTGRPTTTVSSAERPIPLHYYYHLTPVHESLEELLSTKQVPVYVVHFSQAEAIERAQNLMSINMCSRAEKDRIAELIAGFRFAAGFGKTLNRLVRHGIGVHHAGMLPKYRRLVEQLAQAGLLKVICGTDTLGVGINVPIRTVLLTALSKYDGVRTRSLNSREFHQIAGRAGRAGYDTAGTVVVQAPEHVVENTKAMAKATAKFGDDQKKLRQVVKKKPPEGFVSWGEPTFKRLVESVPEPLTSSFTVTHAMLLNLMERPGDPFQATRRLLSENHENRPAQLKLMKKALGIYRELLAAGVVERIPEEEQEAEGRSVRLTVHLQANFALNQPLSPFALAALELLDPESPSYALEVVSVIESTLEKPRQILSAQQKKARGEAVAAMKADGIEYDQRMAMLDEVTYPMPLAEILGEAFEVYRKAAPWVGDFELAPKSIIRDMYERAMNFGEFVQFYGLARSEGIVLRYLADGFRALRQTVPQDLLRDDLEDLIAWLGELVRQVDSSLLDEWEELTSGLAPTPHDAPPPPPPLLTSNIRAFRVMVRNEMFRRVELFADEDSAALGELDGDAGWEAGRWEEALDDYFDEHDDIGTGPDARGPGLLIITEEPGTWKVRQIFDDPAGNHDWGISAEVDLAASDETGTAVVRVTNVNRL, via the coding sequence ATGAAACTTCTTGAGCAGCTTCCCGGTTCCAGCGCAGACGGTCCCCTGGACCCGGACGAAATCTACACACGGTTCGTGGAGTGGACCGGGAGCCGCGGCCTGGAGCTGTACCCCGCCCAGGACGAAGCGATCATGGAGCTTGCCTCCGGAGCGAACGTCATCCTGGCCACCCCCACTGGTTCGGGAAAGTCGCTGGTTGCCATTGCAGCGCATTTCGAAGCAATGGCACGGGGCCAGCGGAGCTACTACACGGCCCCGATCAAGGCGCTGGTGTCCGAGAAGTTCTTCGCCCTCTGTGATATTTTCGGCGCGGAAAACGTGGGGATGATTACCGGTGATTCCGGTGTCAACCAAGACGCCCCCATCATCTGCTGCACCGCCGAAATCCTCGCCAACATCGCCCTGCGTGAAGGCTCGACGGCGGAGCTTGGCTCGGTGGTGATGGACGAGTTCCACTTTTACTCGGACCCGCAGCGCGGCTGGGCATGGCAGGTTCCCTTGCTGGAACTCCCCCAGGCGCAATTCCTCTTGATGTCCGCGACACTGGGCGACGTCACGCGTTTCGAAACCGGACTGACGGAGCTGACCGGCCGGCCCACCACCACGGTGAGCTCTGCGGAACGACCCATTCCGCTGCACTACTACTACCACCTGACACCGGTCCACGAGAGCCTGGAAGAACTGCTGTCCACTAAACAGGTCCCGGTGTACGTGGTTCATTTCAGCCAGGCCGAGGCCATTGAGCGGGCCCAGAACCTTATGAGCATCAACATGTGCAGCCGTGCTGAAAAGGACCGGATTGCTGAGCTCATTGCTGGTTTCCGGTTCGCCGCAGGCTTCGGAAAGACCCTCAACAGGCTGGTCCGCCACGGCATCGGGGTGCACCACGCAGGCATGCTCCCCAAATACCGGCGCTTGGTGGAACAACTGGCCCAGGCCGGGCTGCTGAAAGTCATCTGCGGTACGGACACCTTGGGAGTGGGCATCAACGTGCCCATCCGGACAGTGCTGTTGACTGCTTTGAGCAAGTACGACGGCGTACGCACCAGGTCGCTTAACTCACGTGAGTTCCACCAGATTGCCGGACGGGCCGGACGTGCCGGATACGACACCGCCGGAACAGTGGTGGTGCAGGCTCCTGAGCATGTGGTGGAAAACACGAAGGCCATGGCCAAGGCGACGGCAAAGTTTGGCGATGACCAGAAGAAATTGCGCCAGGTGGTGAAGAAGAAGCCTCCGGAGGGATTCGTTTCCTGGGGCGAGCCTACGTTCAAGCGGCTGGTGGAATCCGTTCCCGAGCCACTGACCTCCAGTTTCACGGTGACGCATGCGATGCTCCTGAACCTCATGGAACGCCCCGGTGATCCGTTCCAGGCAACCCGCCGATTGCTCAGCGAGAACCACGAGAACCGTCCGGCCCAGCTCAAGCTCATGAAGAAGGCCCTGGGCATTTACCGTGAGCTGCTGGCCGCGGGAGTGGTTGAACGTATCCCGGAGGAGGAGCAGGAAGCCGAGGGCCGTTCCGTGCGCCTCACGGTGCACCTCCAGGCGAATTTCGCCCTGAACCAGCCGCTCTCCCCCTTCGCCTTGGCCGCCTTGGAGTTGCTGGATCCCGAGTCGCCGTCCTACGCGCTGGAGGTGGTATCCGTCATCGAGTCAACGCTGGAAAAGCCCCGCCAGATCCTTTCAGCGCAGCAGAAGAAGGCGCGCGGCGAGGCGGTTGCAGCGATGAAAGCCGACGGAATTGAGTACGACCAGCGGATGGCCATGCTCGATGAAGTCACCTACCCCATGCCCTTGGCGGAGATTTTGGGCGAGGCCTTTGAGGTCTACCGCAAAGCTGCCCCGTGGGTTGGCGACTTCGAACTGGCTCCGAAATCGATCATCCGGGACATGTATGAACGTGCCATGAACTTTGGTGAGTTCGTGCAGTTCTATGGCTTGGCCCGCTCGGAGGGTATCGTCCTGCGTTACTTGGCGGACGGGTTCCGCGCACTGCGCCAGACGGTTCCCCAGGATTTGCTGCGTGATGACCTGGAAGACCTGATTGCCTGGCTGGGCGAACTGGTCCGCCAGGTCGATTCCAGCCTGCTGGATGAGTGGGAAGAGCTGACCTCGGGGCTCGCCCCCACACCCCATGACGCTCCCCCGCCACCGCCGCCGCTCCTGACCTCCAACATCCGTGCCTTCCGGGTGATGGTCCGGAACGAAATGTTCCGAAGGGTTGAGCTTTTCGCGGACGAGGACTCCGCGGCGTTGGGGGAACTCGACGGTGACGCAGGTTGGGAAGCCGGTCGCTGGGAAGAGGCCCTTGATGACTATTTCGACGAACACGACGACATTGGCACTGGCCCGGACGCCCGTGGACCAGGACTGCTCATCATCACCGAAGAACCGGGCACCTGGAAGGTCCGGCAAATCTTCGACGATCCCGCCGGGAACCATGATTGGGGAATCTCCGCCGAGGTGGACTTGGCGGCTTCTGACGAGACCGGTACCGCAGTGGTCCGGGTGACAAACGTCAACAGGCTGTAG
- a CDS encoding GNAT family N-acetyltransferase, with product MSEIRPATVDDVPAILRMIHDLAIYEKEPDAVKNTPAMLTEVLFGENPRVFATIAENSAGTVQGFALWFLNYSTWEGVHGIYLEDLYVVPDARGEGHGKALLQYLAATAVERGYARVEWSVLDWNEPSINFYKNLGAFPMDEWSTFRLTGEALEAFGTKTGQADGALARG from the coding sequence ATGAGTGAAATCCGCCCAGCCACTGTTGACGACGTCCCTGCCATCCTCCGGATGATCCATGACCTTGCGATCTACGAGAAGGAACCGGATGCCGTCAAGAACACCCCGGCCATGCTCACCGAAGTTCTCTTCGGCGAGAACCCCCGCGTTTTTGCCACCATCGCAGAAAACAGCGCCGGTACAGTCCAGGGCTTCGCCCTCTGGTTCCTGAACTATTCCACCTGGGAAGGCGTTCACGGCATCTACCTCGAAGACCTCTACGTGGTTCCCGACGCCCGTGGCGAGGGCCACGGCAAGGCATTGCTGCAGTATCTGGCGGCCACCGCCGTCGAACGTGGCTATGCCCGCGTGGAATGGAGTGTCCTTGACTGGAACGAACCCTCCATTAACTTCTACAAGAACCTGGGCGCTTTCCCGATGGATGAATGGTCCACCTTCCGACTGACCGGGGAGGCACTCGAGGCCTTCGGCACGAAAACCGGCCAGGCCGACGGGGCACTTGCCCGTGGCTGA
- a CDS encoding GntR family transcriptional regulator, which translates to MTPSGEFPGSWRPNTTSAVALFEQLRLRIIELADSGVLAVGAKLPPVRNLAGVLDVAPHTVARAYKELEAAGVVATRGRNGTVVCARDDRWGALAEVAGQYAAAAKAQDASFAEAVQLLAAAYDAD; encoded by the coding sequence GTGACTCCCTCAGGCGAATTTCCCGGCAGCTGGCGCCCCAACACCACCAGCGCCGTCGCCCTCTTTGAACAGTTGCGGCTGCGGATCATTGAACTTGCAGACTCGGGTGTCCTTGCGGTGGGGGCCAAGCTGCCACCTGTGCGCAACCTGGCCGGTGTGCTGGATGTCGCGCCGCACACCGTGGCGCGGGCCTATAAAGAACTCGAGGCCGCGGGCGTCGTGGCAACGCGGGGCCGTAACGGCACGGTGGTCTGCGCCCGGGACGATCGCTGGGGAGCCCTGGCCGAGGTAGCGGGGCAGTACGCCGCTGCTGCCAAAGCCCAGGACGCTTCGTTCGCTGAGGCCGTCCAGCTTTTAGCCGCAGCATACGACGCTGATTGA
- a CDS encoding trans-aconitate 2-methyltransferase codes for MKWDPSKYVEFGNHRDRPFHDLVARVQSSAPQRVVDLGCGPGNLTATLTERWPDAHVVGVDSSAEMLSKARQVRQRFNNLEFMQGDIAQWQPEADTDVVVTNAALQWVPGHMDMLAGWLDALKPGAWFALQVPGNFTSPSHTLMRQLAETPRWADKLGGVLRHEGAVGSPADYLGRMLDAGCSADAWETTYQQVLPGADPVLEWVRGTGLRPVLAALSGEEAAVFETEYAAMLREAYPATRHGTVYPFRRIFAVARKNP; via the coding sequence ATGAAGTGGGATCCGTCCAAGTATGTGGAGTTTGGAAACCATCGGGACCGTCCGTTCCACGACCTCGTCGCGAGGGTCCAGTCCTCTGCGCCGCAGAGGGTGGTGGACCTGGGCTGCGGGCCTGGGAACCTGACGGCCACGCTCACCGAACGCTGGCCGGACGCCCATGTTGTGGGCGTCGACTCTTCGGCGGAGATGCTCAGCAAAGCGCGCCAAGTGAGGCAACGGTTCAACAACCTGGAATTCATGCAGGGCGACATCGCCCAGTGGCAACCCGAAGCTGATACGGATGTGGTTGTCACCAATGCAGCCTTGCAGTGGGTGCCGGGCCATATGGACATGCTGGCCGGCTGGCTGGATGCGTTGAAGCCAGGGGCATGGTTTGCCTTGCAGGTTCCGGGAAATTTCACGTCCCCCTCCCACACGTTGATGCGGCAACTGGCTGAAACACCCCGGTGGGCAGACAAGCTCGGCGGAGTCCTCCGGCATGAGGGCGCCGTAGGCAGCCCTGCGGACTACTTGGGAAGAATGCTCGACGCCGGATGCTCGGCTGACGCCTGGGAGACCACCTACCAGCAAGTGCTGCCCGGCGCAGACCCGGTCTTGGAGTGGGTCCGCGGGACCGGGCTCCGGCCCGTGCTGGCGGCATTATCCGGCGAAGAAGCCGCCGTCTTCGAGACGGAGTACGCCGCGATGCTGCGCGAGGCCTATCCAGCCACACGCCACGGAACCGTCTATCCGTTCCGGCGCATTTTTGCCGTGGCACGGAAGAACCCGTGA